AATAAATTGCAAGCTCAAATTGATTCTCTTTTAGAGAACGAAACGGATGAATCTATTCTAAATTGGTATCTTGACCAGAAGGTTGAGAAATACAAAAACTTGTTAGGCGAAGGCAAGTTTTCCAATTTAAAAGATGAATCTTGTACTCTTAATACACAAGGTATAGCTTCTAATTTAGCAAGACAAAATAATACGGATCAGCACTTGGGGATATTCATGTCGATTTATACTCTTGCGCAGCCTAATATATTCTCCAAATGGAAATAAAGCCTCAGCCTAAATTAAAATTCGTTGGTGTTCATATAATAAATGTCCAATTTAAGGCGAGTCAAGAGATCACAAAGGAGAAGTCTCTTAATATTAATATCGAGCCAACAGTTTTCTACCCTGAGGATAATACGAACGCATTTTCTATCTTAATGACTGTTTCGATTTCTCATAAAGAAGAATTATCGCTTACTGTTCATTCTGTCGGTAATTTTTTGGTTGAAACAGAGGGGAGCACTAGTGACCAAGATTTCCGTAAATCACTTGTTAATGCAAATGCTCCAGCTATAATGTTTCCTTATTTAAGAGCGTTTATATCCACTTTCACTTCAAATTTAGGGGGAATTGTTTCGCCTATTATTTTGCCTACTCAGTTTTTTCAAGGAGAGCTTAAGGAGCATAAACCAAGTGTTGTAGAATAATCAGCAAACTCAAATGGTTGTCTATTCGTATGGCATTCAGAAGTAAATTTCTGAAAGTCTGAATGACGAGACATTTATATCAATCTGCTCCAAAAACAAGTTACACGAGTGGATCAAGTAAAAAGAAAAAGGGTTTCATTTGAAACCCTTTTGTCATGCTTGCTCCCCCTGCTGGACTTGAACCAGCGACCCTCTGATTAACAGTCAGATGCTCTAACCAACTGAGCTAAGGAGGATTATCCATTCCTTACATCTTTAACTTTCGTTCTCTCTGTAAGGGGTTGCAAAAATAGGGATTTTTACTTTCCAACAAAACTCATTTCCAATTTTTTCCAAATAATTTTTCACGCCGCTAAATATGGCAATTTTTTTTATACTAACTTAGTATATAATACTTTAGGCTCAACCTTCCTCAGGTATCATAATATCCCATGAAGACGTATCGTCCAATATTATTTGTACTGCTTTTCGCCGTGGTAGGGGTCGTCCTTTTCCTCTTCACTTCCTGGAAAGACAGTCAACGCGTAAAACAAACCCAGAACTGGATCAATCACACCAATGAAGTGATCCGGCAACTCGACATTATCTATAACACCATCCTCTCCGAAGAATCTTCGGTCCGCGGTTACACCATCTCCGGAAACGATATCTTCATCTGGGATATCCCCAACAACAACAAAAAAGTACTCGCTACCCTCCAGCATACGCACGGTCTGCTTAAAGACAATTCCCAACAAGCGGCCAGACTCAAAAAAGTCCAGTCGCTCGTTGAACAAAAGCTGGGACATCATACAAATCTCATCCAGATCAAAACTACCAATCCGGATTCCGCCAACGCACTCGTCTCCAGTCTCACGGGAAAAAAGATCACAGACCAGCTCAACGCCGCCATCACCGAAATGAAAATGGTGGAACACAAACTCCTGCAGGATCGCATCGGCCACAGCAAAGAAGTAGCCGAATCATCTTTCAACAGAAGTCTTATCGGTTCCCTGATCATCACCATCTTCATCTGGGGCATCTGTCTGAAACTCATTCGCGATATCAAGCTTCGCAAGAAAACCGAAAACCAGCTCATAGAAAGCGAGACCCGTTACCGCCAGTTCGTGGAGAACGCAGGCGTCATCAACTAT
This portion of the Pseudobacter ginsenosidimutans genome encodes:
- a CDS encoding protein-export chaperone SecB; the encoded protein is MEIKPQPKLKFVGVHIINVQFKASQEITKEKSLNINIEPTVFYPEDNTNAFSILMTVSISHKEELSLTVHSVGNFLVETEGSTSDQDFRKSLVNANAPAIMFPYLRAFISTFTSNLGGIVSPIILPTQFFQGELKEHKPSVVE